From one Catellatospora sp. IY07-71 genomic stretch:
- a CDS encoding SDR family oxidoreductase, translating into MSSSAAHTAVPETQAEPAAEPSAARRVALVTGATAGIGRAFAVRLAGDGWDLVLVARDEARLAEFSEALSRTYGVRAAVLAADLSTTDGCELVEERLRDSARPVDLLVNNAGLSLNTPFLRSTVEQELHLLAVNVQAVMRLTHAALPVMAARGRGDVINVSSVAGFGAAMPGSTYPASKAWVTNFSESVALSVAHQGVRVMALCPGFTRTEFHDRAGINMTKTPEWLWLQAPQVVADGLRDLRRGRTVSVPSWKYKVLVGFMRHTPTRLLRRLARSARVRTGRDNEGGN; encoded by the coding sequence ATGTCCTCCTCCGCTGCCCACACCGCCGTCCCGGAGACCCAGGCCGAGCCCGCCGCGGAGCCGTCCGCCGCGCGCCGCGTCGCGCTGGTCACCGGCGCCACCGCCGGCATCGGCCGCGCGTTCGCGGTGCGCCTGGCCGGCGACGGCTGGGACCTCGTCCTGGTCGCCCGGGACGAGGCCCGGCTCGCCGAGTTCTCCGAGGCGCTGAGCAGGACGTACGGGGTGCGGGCCGCGGTCCTCGCGGCGGACCTGTCCACCACCGACGGCTGTGAACTGGTGGAGGAACGGCTGCGCGATTCGGCCCGCCCGGTTGACCTGCTTGTCAACAACGCCGGCCTGTCGCTGAACACCCCTTTCCTCAGGTCCACTGTGGAGCAGGAACTGCACCTGCTCGCGGTGAACGTGCAGGCCGTGATGCGGTTGACCCACGCGGCGCTGCCCGTGATGGCGGCCCGAGGGCGGGGAGATGTCATCAATGTCTCATCTGTCGCCGGGTTCGGCGCGGCGATGCCCGGCAGCACCTATCCGGCGAGTAAAGCGTGGGTCACCAACTTCAGCGAGTCGGTGGCGCTGTCCGTAGCGCACCAGGGTGTACGGGTCATGGCGTTGTGCCCCGGTTTCACCCGTACGGAGTTCCACGACCGGGCCGGGATCAACATGACGAAGACGCCGGAGTGGCTGTGGCTGCAGGCACCCCAGGTGGTCGCCGACGGCCTGCGTGACCTGCGGCGGGGCCGCACGGTGAGCGTGCCGAGCTGGAAGTACAAGGTGCTCGTGGGATTCATGCGGCACACCCCGACCCGGTTGCTGCGGCGGCTCGCGCGAAGCGCCCGGGTGCGCACCGGGCGCGATAATGAGGGCGGCAACTGA
- the pyrE gene encoding orotate phosphoribosyltransferase, with protein sequence MSDRDDLRKFITDLAVVRGKVVLSSGKEADYYVDLRRITLHHAAAPLVGRVLNELTADWDFDAVGGLTLGADPVATAMLHTSPRPLDAFVVRKAGKAHGLQRRIEGPDVAGRRVLAVEDTSTTGGSVLAAIDALREAGAEVIGVAVIVDRGAGDTVRAAGLSYRAAYTLADLGLSA encoded by the coding sequence ATGTCCGACCGCGACGACCTGCGTAAATTCATCACTGATCTCGCGGTGGTGCGGGGGAAGGTTGTCCTGTCCTCCGGGAAGGAGGCCGACTACTACGTCGACCTCCGCCGGATCACCCTGCATCACGCGGCCGCGCCCCTGGTCGGGCGCGTGCTCAACGAGCTGACCGCGGACTGGGACTTCGACGCCGTGGGTGGTCTCACGCTGGGCGCCGACCCGGTGGCCACGGCGATGCTGCACACCTCGCCCCGGCCGCTGGACGCCTTCGTCGTCCGCAAGGCGGGCAAGGCGCACGGGTTGCAGCGCCGCATCGAAGGACCGGACGTGGCCGGTCGCCGCGTGCTCGCTGTCGAGGACACCTCGACTACGGGCGGTAGTGTTCTCGCCGCTATTGATGCACTGCGGGAGGCGGGTGCCGAGGTCATCGGTGTTGCGGTTATTGTCGATCGAGGCGCGGGCGATACGGTGCGTGCTGCCGGACTGTCGTACCGAGCCGCCTATACGTTGGCGGACCTTGGCCTGTCGGCCTAA
- a CDS encoding helix-turn-helix transcriptional regulator, producing MLLLEGRNHVGTALVETPLPQISPLAGEPIERADAERLAGVLKALADPARLRLLSLIQSAPEGEACVCDLTAPLGLSQPTVSHHLRILTEAGLLNRDKRGVWAYYSLVPSAIATVAELLTPPRKRATKKAR from the coding sequence ATGCTGTTGTTGGAAGGAAGAAATCACGTGGGAACAGCTCTGGTGGAAACCCCGCTGCCTCAAATCTCGCCCCTCGCCGGTGAGCCGATCGAGCGTGCCGACGCGGAGCGTCTCGCCGGCGTGCTGAAGGCGCTGGCCGACCCGGCTCGCCTCCGGCTGCTGAGCCTGATTCAGTCCGCCCCCGAGGGCGAGGCGTGCGTTTGTGACCTGACCGCTCCGCTGGGCCTGTCCCAGCCGACCGTCAGCCACCACCTGCGCATCCTCACCGAGGCCGGCCTGCTCAACCGCGACAAGCGCGGCGTGTGGGCTTACTACAGCCTCGTGCCGTCCGCCATCGCCACCGTCGCCGAGCTGCTGACCCCGCCGCGCAAGCGCGCGACGAAGAAGGCTCGCTGA
- a CDS encoding VWA domain-containing protein, producing MSGRHIRHSWDAPELPAAPRRTGLFSRRAVRIPVIIVGVLSLCGLATVVVRGVSADADGCGSAGIKLTVAADPAIAPALTEIGNRWSATNPLVGEDCVRVEVVAKPSYQLANSLGTWAGGNIDVADKPAPTPQDSELPVVWVPDSTYWLGRVRGVDRDLFEADAPSVAASPVVLAVPETVARQLGDKVKGGIDAPLLKQMLFAKPSALKLGVVEPRRDTAGMVGAMMLSDAVVAQEKDLPNLVGVYRAIGGPVPDVEALWKAYAAGLTAAPVSEQSVIAYNAKAKAPMAAVTLAEAPTLDFPFAVRSRQPRPLATAAAMFSQAVRGGEYKSVFAENGLRTPDGQVSTGFPTGHGVTSAGVFVQPLADMNKVRSAMTVWVAAKTPSRVIALVDATSSMGRTMTGGGNTAVRMNVLRSAAENGLRLFTDDSELGLWAFAGKGHVPLVPLGELTRSQRAKLLTAVRQAAPQPTDVSPLYQSVIAGYRELLKGYDPARSNTLVVFTDGRDGSGMQLRTVQKELEKLADVTKPIRVVLLGLGPDVKLADLQSVADTTGGVAFQVTDPAQMETIFLRALLA from the coding sequence ATGTCCGGACGGCACATCCGACACAGCTGGGACGCCCCCGAGCTGCCCGCCGCTCCCCGCCGAACAGGCCTGTTCAGCCGCCGCGCCGTGCGCATTCCCGTGATCATCGTGGGCGTGCTGTCCCTGTGCGGCCTGGCCACCGTGGTGGTCCGCGGGGTCAGCGCGGACGCCGACGGCTGCGGCAGCGCGGGGATCAAGCTGACCGTCGCCGCCGACCCCGCGATCGCCCCCGCCCTCACCGAGATCGGCAACCGCTGGAGCGCCACCAACCCGCTGGTCGGTGAGGACTGCGTACGCGTCGAGGTCGTCGCCAAGCCCTCCTACCAGCTCGCCAATTCCCTCGGCACCTGGGCCGGCGGCAACATCGACGTCGCCGACAAGCCCGCGCCCACCCCGCAGGACTCCGAGCTGCCCGTGGTCTGGGTGCCGGACTCGACGTACTGGCTGGGCCGGGTGCGCGGCGTCGACCGCGACCTCTTCGAGGCCGACGCCCCGTCGGTCGCGGCTAGCCCGGTGGTGCTCGCGGTGCCCGAGACCGTGGCCCGCCAGCTCGGCGACAAGGTCAAGGGCGGCATCGACGCCCCGCTGCTCAAGCAGATGCTGTTCGCCAAGCCGTCGGCGCTCAAGCTCGGCGTCGTCGAACCGCGCCGGGACACCGCCGGCATGGTCGGCGCGATGATGCTGTCCGACGCGGTCGTCGCGCAGGAGAAGGACCTGCCCAACCTCGTCGGCGTCTACCGCGCCATCGGTGGGCCGGTGCCCGACGTCGAGGCGCTGTGGAAGGCGTACGCGGCCGGGCTGACCGCCGCGCCGGTCAGCGAGCAGTCGGTGATCGCGTACAACGCGAAGGCGAAGGCCCCGATGGCCGCGGTCACCCTGGCCGAGGCGCCCACCCTCGACTTCCCCTTCGCCGTCCGGTCCCGCCAGCCGCGCCCGCTGGCCACCGCCGCGGCGATGTTCTCCCAGGCGGTACGCGGCGGCGAGTACAAGTCCGTGTTCGCGGAGAACGGCCTGCGCACGCCGGACGGGCAGGTCTCCACCGGCTTCCCCACCGGCCACGGGGTGACCTCGGCCGGGGTCTTCGTGCAGCCGCTGGCGGACATGAACAAGGTCCGCAGCGCGATGACGGTGTGGGTCGCGGCCAAGACCCCGTCCCGGGTGATCGCGCTGGTCGACGCGACCTCGTCGATGGGCCGGACGATGACCGGCGGCGGCAACACCGCGGTCCGGATGAACGTGCTGCGCAGCGCCGCCGAGAACGGCCTGCGCCTGTTCACCGACGACAGCGAGCTCGGCCTGTGGGCGTTCGCGGGCAAGGGCCACGTGCCGCTGGTGCCGCTCGGCGAGCTGACCCGGTCGCAGCGCGCGAAGCTGCTCACCGCGGTCCGGCAGGCCGCGCCGCAGCCGACCGACGTCTCCCCGCTCTACCAGTCGGTCATCGCGGGCTACCGGGAGCTGCTCAAGGGCTACGACCCGGCGCGCAGCAACACCCTGGTGGTCTTCACCGACGGCCGGGACGGCTCCGGCATGCAGCTGCGCACCGTACAGAAGGAGCTGGAGAAGCTCGCCGACGTGACCAAGCCGATCCGGGTGGTCCTGCTGGGCCTCGGCCCCGACGTGAAGCTGGCCGACCTGCAGTCCGTCGCCGATACCACGGGCGGCGTCGCCTTCCAGGTCACCGACCCCGCCCAGATGGAGACGATCTTCCTGCGCGCGCTGCTCGCGTGA
- a CDS encoding DedA family protein has translation MPPLASADFNPLDPKAWLELFGPAALFGVCFILFAETGLMIGFFLPGDSLLFIAGVFASGFLESHGVQLPIGWLLLLGPICAIIGAQLGHWLGAKYGPRMFNKPDSRLFKQDYVRKAEHYFVKFGPRRAVVLARFIPIVRTFLNPVAGVLGMPARQFFVWNVVGAILWVDGILLAGYLLAEQIITAIGGPEHIDKYILPMVFLIIFLSLIPVFIEMIRDRKEKKRLARLGGGDDTVVMSKIDAF, from the coding sequence ATGCCCCCGCTGGCCTCCGCCGACTTCAACCCGCTGGACCCCAAGGCCTGGCTGGAGCTGTTCGGCCCGGCCGCCCTGTTCGGTGTCTGCTTCATCCTCTTCGCCGAGACCGGCCTCATGATCGGTTTCTTCCTGCCGGGTGACTCCCTGCTGTTCATCGCGGGTGTGTTCGCCTCCGGCTTCCTGGAGTCGCACGGTGTGCAGCTGCCCATCGGCTGGCTGCTGCTGCTCGGCCCGATCTGCGCCATCATCGGCGCGCAGCTGGGCCACTGGCTCGGCGCCAAGTACGGGCCACGGATGTTCAACAAACCGGATTCACGCCTGTTCAAGCAGGATTACGTGCGTAAGGCCGAGCACTACTTCGTGAAGTTCGGCCCGCGCCGCGCGGTGGTGCTGGCCCGGTTCATCCCGATCGTGCGCACCTTCCTGAACCCGGTGGCCGGCGTGCTGGGCATGCCCGCCAGGCAGTTCTTCGTGTGGAACGTGGTCGGCGCGATCCTCTGGGTCGACGGCATCCTGCTGGCCGGCTACCTGCTCGCCGAGCAGATCATCACCGCCATCGGCGGCCCGGAGCACATCGACAAGTACATCCTGCCGATGGTGTTCCTGATCATCTTCCTGTCGCTGATCCCGGTCTTCATCGAGATGATCCGCGACCGCAAGGAGAAGAAGCGCCTCGCCCGCCTCGGCGGTGGCGACGACACCGTCGTCATGAGCAAGATCGACGCCTTCTGA
- the clpB gene encoding ATP-dependent chaperone ClpB encodes MDTQRLTTKSREVITTAAATAQQRGHATVETWHLLLALLDTGGSTAAGLLRAVGANPADVRRAAARAVEQLPTARGSSVAEPSLSRELVNAINAAEQVARPLGDEYVSTEHLLAGLARVGGAVGKALKQAGATEEALVAAFPEIRGGDRRVTTPDPEQQYQALEKYGVDLTARARDGKVDPVIGRDPEIRRVIQVLSRRTKNNPVLIGEPGVGKTAIVEGLAQRIVAGDVPESLRDKKLVSLDLGAMVAGAQYRGQFEERLKSVLEEIKASDGQVITFLDELHTVVGAGKGEGSMDAGNMLKPMLARGELRMVGATTLDEYREHIEKDPALERRFQPVVVGEPTVEDTIGILRGLKERYEVHHGVRITDGALVAAASLSDRYIADRFLPDKAIDLVDEAASRLRMEIDSRPTEVDEIERQVRRLEIEEMALAKEPDPASAERLTKLRAELADKREHLAALSDRWRNEKQHIQAISAAKEQLEELRTQADRAERDLDLGRASELRYGRIPALERDLAHAEQELAALQTHGAMLKEEVGANDVAEVVAAWTGIPAGRMMEGETEKLLRMEESLGSRVIGQAEAVAAVSDAVRRARTGIADPDRPTGSFLFLGPTGVGKTELGKALAEFLFDDERAMVRIDMSEYAEKHSVARLVGAPPGYVGYEEGGQLTEAVRRRPYSVVLLDEVEKAHPDVFDVLLQVLDDGRLTDGQGRTVDFRNAILILTSNLGSHAIADPTLSEEQRKDSVMAVVRTHFKPEFLNRLDDIVVFHALSQDELTSIVDIQLARLRRRLADRRLTLEVTDVARKWLAGHGYDPVYGARPLRRLIQSSIGDKLAKALLAGEVRDGDTVLIDRDGDALRIM; translated from the coding sequence ATGGACACTCAGCGCCTGACCACCAAGAGCCGCGAGGTCATCACCACCGCGGCCGCCACCGCGCAGCAGCGGGGCCACGCCACCGTCGAGACGTGGCACCTGCTGCTGGCGCTGCTGGACACCGGCGGCTCCACCGCCGCGGGGCTGCTGCGCGCGGTCGGGGCCAACCCCGCCGACGTGCGCCGCGCCGCCGCGCGGGCCGTGGAGCAGCTGCCGACGGCGCGCGGCAGCAGCGTCGCCGAGCCGAGCCTGTCCCGCGAGCTGGTCAACGCGATCAACGCGGCCGAGCAGGTGGCCCGGCCGCTGGGCGACGAGTACGTCTCCACCGAGCACCTGCTGGCCGGGCTGGCCCGGGTCGGCGGCGCGGTGGGCAAGGCCCTCAAGCAGGCCGGCGCGACCGAGGAGGCGCTGGTCGCCGCGTTCCCGGAGATCCGCGGCGGCGACCGCCGGGTCACCACCCCCGACCCCGAGCAGCAGTATCAGGCGCTGGAGAAGTACGGCGTGGACCTGACCGCCCGGGCCCGCGACGGCAAGGTGGACCCGGTCATCGGCCGCGACCCCGAGATCCGCCGCGTGATCCAGGTGCTCTCCCGGCGCACCAAGAACAACCCCGTGCTCATCGGCGAGCCGGGCGTCGGCAAAACCGCGATCGTCGAGGGCCTGGCCCAGCGCATCGTGGCCGGCGACGTGCCCGAGTCGCTGCGCGACAAGAAGCTGGTCAGCCTCGACCTCGGCGCCATGGTCGCCGGCGCGCAGTATCGCGGCCAGTTCGAGGAGCGGCTCAAGAGCGTGCTGGAGGAGATCAAGGCCAGCGACGGCCAGGTGATCACCTTCCTGGACGAGCTGCACACCGTGGTCGGCGCGGGCAAGGGCGAGGGCTCCATGGACGCGGGCAACATGCTCAAGCCCATGCTGGCCCGCGGCGAGCTGCGGATGGTCGGCGCGACCACCCTCGACGAGTACCGCGAGCACATCGAGAAGGACCCGGCCCTGGAGCGGCGCTTCCAGCCGGTGGTCGTCGGCGAGCCCACCGTCGAGGACACCATCGGCATCCTGCGCGGCCTCAAGGAGCGCTACGAGGTGCACCACGGCGTACGCATCACCGACGGCGCGCTGGTCGCCGCGGCGTCGCTGTCCGACCGCTACATCGCCGACCGCTTCCTGCCGGACAAGGCGATCGACCTGGTGGACGAGGCCGCCTCCCGGCTGCGCATGGAGATCGACTCCCGGCCCACCGAGGTCGACGAGATCGAGCGCCAGGTGCGCCGCCTGGAGATCGAGGAGATGGCGCTGGCCAAGGAGCCCGACCCGGCCTCGGCGGAGCGGCTGACCAAGCTACGGGCCGAGCTGGCCGACAAGCGGGAGCACCTGGCCGCGCTGTCCGACCGGTGGCGCAACGAGAAGCAGCACATCCAGGCCATCTCCGCGGCCAAGGAGCAGCTGGAGGAGCTGCGTACGCAGGCCGACCGGGCGGAGCGCGACCTCGACCTGGGCCGCGCCTCGGAGCTGCGCTACGGCCGCATTCCGGCGCTGGAGCGCGACCTCGCCCACGCCGAGCAGGAGCTGGCCGCGCTGCAGACGCACGGCGCGATGCTCAAGGAGGAGGTCGGCGCGAACGACGTCGCCGAGGTCGTCGCCGCGTGGACCGGCATCCCGGCCGGCCGGATGATGGAGGGCGAGACCGAGAAGCTGCTGCGCATGGAGGAGTCGCTCGGCTCCCGGGTGATCGGGCAGGCCGAGGCGGTCGCCGCGGTCTCCGACGCGGTGCGCCGGGCGCGCACCGGCATCGCCGACCCGGACCGGCCCACCGGCTCGTTCCTCTTCCTCGGCCCCACCGGCGTGGGCAAGACCGAGCTGGGCAAAGCGCTGGCCGAGTTCCTCTTCGACGACGAGCGGGCCATGGTCCGCATCGACATGAGCGAGTACGCCGAGAAGCACTCGGTGGCCCGCCTGGTCGGCGCCCCGCCCGGCTACGTCGGCTACGAGGAGGGCGGCCAGCTCACCGAGGCGGTGCGGCGGCGGCCGTACTCCGTGGTGCTGCTCGACGAGGTGGAGAAGGCCCACCCGGACGTCTTCGACGTGCTGCTCCAGGTGCTCGACGACGGCCGGCTCACCGACGGGCAGGGCCGCACGGTCGACTTCCGCAACGCGATCCTGATCCTCACCTCGAACCTGGGCTCGCACGCCATCGCCGACCCGACCCTGTCGGAGGAGCAGCGCAAAGACTCCGTCATGGCGGTGGTGCGCACCCACTTCAAGCCCGAGTTCCTCAACCGGCTCGACGACATCGTGGTCTTCCACGCGCTCAGCCAGGACGAGCTGACCTCGATCGTGGACATCCAGCTGGCCCGGCTGCGGCGGCGGCTCGCCGACCGGCGGCTCACCCTGGAGGTCACCGACGTGGCCCGCAAGTGGCTGGCCGGGCACGGCTACGACCCGGTGTACGGGGCGCGCCCGCTGCGCCGCCTGATCCAGTCGTCCATCGGCGACAAGCTGGCCAAGGCCTTGCTGGCGGGCGAGGTCCGGGACGGCGACACGGTCCTGATCGACCGGGACGGCGACGCGCTGCGAATCATGTGA